TGCTCAAGCTTCACAGGCGATCGCTAGTGTGACTCCTGCCCATGCGCTGGTAGTTACCCCTGCTCAGGTTTTGCAGGCGGCCTCAAGTGTGACTCCTATTCATGCGCCTGGAGTTGCCCGTACCCAAGCGATGCGAGTGGATCCGCTCAGGCGAGCTGATGCTGGGTATCGAGGCCCTCGTTATGCCCAAGACGTCCCTGCTTTGGAATGGGACCGTAAGAGTCCTGAGGCAATGACTTTTGAAGAAGCCAAAGCTTATGCAGCGAGTCGTTCGTCGGAAGGATGGCGGCTGCCAACGATTTGGGAATTAGAGGCGCTGTATCAACAACGAGGTGTGTTAGGAGAAGAAGATGAGGATTGGTATTGGTCTGGCACTCCGGTTGACGGTGAATATGATCTCGCGTGGCTCGTCCATTTCTATTATGGCCTCGTCAACTACTATGGTCTGAGCTATACTTTCTATGTGCG
This genomic interval from Myxococcaceae bacterium contains the following:
- a CDS encoding DUF1566 domain-containing protein gives rise to the protein MTPAHALVVTPAQVLQAASSVTPIHAPGVARTQAMRVDPLRRADAGYRGPRYAQDVPALEWDRKSPEAMTFEEAKAYAASRSSEGWRLPTIWELEALYQQRGVLGEEDEDWYWSGTPVDGEYDLAWLVHFYYGLVNYYGLSYTFYVRCAR